Part of the Zea mays cultivar B73 chromosome 4, Zm-B73-REFERENCE-NAM-5.0, whole genome shotgun sequence genome is shown below.
GGGCCATTACCACCCATCCAATCGCAATGAGGCCAAAAGACTGAAACATAGGAGCAAGGACTTCGCAATAGTCGAGGGTTAGCTTTACAAAAAGGGCATCAACCAGCCTATGCTGAAATGTATAACTGAAACCGAAGGCCTAGAGATCCTCCGCGAAGTCCACGGCGGAACCTGCGGGTCACACTCAGGACCAAGGGCCCTTGCAGCCAAAGTAATTCGTCAGGATTCTATTAGCCCGCAATAATATGCACAGCCAACCGAGTCACCAGATCATGCGAAGCATGCCAAAAATTCTCTCCTCGCTCAGGCGCCCCTTCGCAATTTACCAAGCTCATCGCCCATACTTGGCCACTTCGACGATGGGGGCTAGACATTATCGGACCACTGCCTACGACACAAGGGAACCTAAAATTCACCTTCGTTGCCgtcgaatactttaccaaatggatcgagggcaGAGCAGTCTCCACAATAACAGCGAAGACCgcgcagaaattcttctggcagaacatcgtctgccggttcggagtcccattcgaactaacagtcgacaacggcaagcagtttaacAACCAAGACTTCCGAGAATTTTGCAGTTCCATTGGCACCAAAGCAGTGTTCGCCTCTGTCTACCACCCACAGTCCAACGGTGTCGTCGAACGCGCCAACGGCAAGATCTTCAGCGCTATCAAGAAAAGGCTCTtcgacgacaaaaagggcaaatggACAGACCAACTACTCGAAGTCATATGGGCGCTGAATACAACAGAATGCCGAGCAACCAGATTCACACCCTTCTGCCTGATGTACGGGTCCGAGGCAATGACACCGCAAGAGTTAAAGCACAGATCCCCATGAACAAACCAATTAGGCATCCCTGACGTCGACGAATCAACTTTCAAAGATCTTATTGATGGATACCATGTCCTCGCCTTGCAGGCCCTGAATAAATATCAAGCTCAGACTAAGGCATGGCATGACCACAgtgtcgtcccaagagaattcaacgaaggggacctagtactcacaaggaccaccagaatagagtcccggggcaagctagagccaaagtgggaagggccatacatagtcaagacaaaagcatcGCCAAACGCTTATAGGCTAGCCACATCATCTagcgaagacttagagcactcatggaatatagagaaCTTACGTAAATTCTTTATTTAAGATCCAAGTCCCAAGCGCCTTTGTAATTTTTCAAACAATGTCGttcaggcccgcactcttttcctcctaggggtgaggtttttaacgaggtggagccatgtaatataataCCGAAAAGCCCCCACACAAACAATCTAGCCAGTATCATGGCAATGGGTGTCGAAAAAAACGTGGCAACGATCTTCGACATTCGACGCACACAACAGTCACCGCAAGAGGCAGCCTAGActgccctcgcgtgcgacacatccgagcaaaagccgcctaagggtgcagccgggtaTGCGTGATAAGTGCGCAACATCACCCATAGGGTGCGAAGTCTTTTCTATAAGACACGTCCGAgaaaaagccgcctaagggtgcagtcgggcATGCGCGATAAGTGCGCGACATCACCCACAGGGTGCGAAGTCTTTCCTATAAGACATGTCCGATCAAaatccgcctaagggtgcagccaggcaTGCACGATAAGTGTGCGACATCACCCACAGGGTGCGAAGTCTTTTCTATAAGACACATCCGACCGAAagccacctaagggtgcagccgggcacgcacaataagtgcgcaacatCGCCCACAGGGTGCGAAGTCGTTACTATAAGACACGTCCGAGCAAAaaaacctaagggtgcagccgggcatGCGCCAAAAGCGCATGACATCAACCGCGGGAAGCAAAGTCCTCATCCTGAGTGCCGCGCCAACACGATTACAAATCGAGACAATCTTACAATAAACACAGCACACAGTATGCCATCGTAATTTACATACATAAAACAAAGGGCTCGTTGGCCACATCGTACAAGTAATACAAATCATATTTTGCCGCCCTCCCTCTCTACTGTGAAACGGGGGAGGGCCACATTTTCACTCACTATCGCAACACACGAGCGAGGCCAGCAAAAATGCTACATCAGCTCCACCTTCGGAATAAGACCCGCCTCCCGGAAATTAAACAACATCATTCTCAACTCTTTGCCCTCAAATAAATTCCGCAAGTCCCCCTCCCCAATACACGTCCTAGCCGTCGAAGACAGTAGATCGCGTTGGGTACCCCGATCTAATCGAAGATGGGATCGCTCCATACCCATCTGGCGACGTCTCCCACTTTGTGACATCCCACCAACACTCTGCTTCGACACCACCTTTCACCTGTGGTGGTCTTCGGCTATCGCCCTGACTGGGGAATAGACCCCTCGCGCGCATCAGATTGCAGCAAGGACTCCGATGCGGCCAAATCCAACACAACGAAGTAGTCTAAATCTTCCTCAGAAGACTCCTCAATCCACGAGAACGGGCTCCCAAAATCATCCCCGTCCGAGGACCACGACTCAGTTTCAGAACCCTCGCACACATTTCTATTAAAGGCGTTGCATTAGCAACCGCCAAAATACTAGTATCAACATCAGCGGaggttgcttgcgcaggcccggACATCGGAACCTGCGCTGCAACTGACCTTCAGTATCACAAAAAGAAACCTAAAAACCCAACAACCCTAACGCGACCCTGCCACTTGCAAAGGAGTAGCCGCCGCTGCAGGGTCTTCGTCAGCCGGAGCAGCCGCCGATGTAGAGTCTTCGCCAGGGCCGGCTTGAGGCACTGAGTGCCCTTCAGCCCCCGTCTCCATGCCCTCTGTCCGGGTAATCAAGCTTTCAAGGCCGCCAAAGTCCTCGACTTCTTCATCATTCATCATCTACGAAGGAAACAAAAAATGTCAAAAAATGAGAAAAACGCATAGCGACAACACCACCTACGCCAATGCTCGGTCAGCCCTTTCCCGGACAGTGTCGCAGCCGTGAGGGTCCCACATCATGTCGTAAAGTGCCCAGCGGACCGCTTTAGCACCTCGTCTCTGACCTGGAAGATTCCACGGTTGAAGTCCTCAGTTACCCGATCGAAGACTTTGAAATGCCTACACCCCTCGCGAGACAAGGCATTCGCCGCCCCCTCACAGGTAATGAGCGAGGCATAGGACATGAAGCCGGTCGTGATATACGGGAGCGACTCCAGCTCCTCCTGCAGCCACCTGAGGAAGAAAAGTCCCACCTCTTCACCAGACTTGACAAAAGGGGCGGTTCGCGCGCCGAGCTCGCGGTACGCATCCACGAACAGCGCGTGCGCCCGTTCAACCCCAGCGCAGGTggaggcctctgtcttctcggtgTGGCTACGCAAGCTCTTCAGTCCTgactccgcgtcggcggcgtgctTGAGGGCAAGACTAGCCTCAGCACGGgcagcctgggcctccatgcgggccttctccgcgccctCCTTCTCCTCCGCAAGCCGACGGCTGAGATCCTCTTTCTCCGTCTCCGCCGCCGTCAGCTTCTCAAGCAGGTTGAGGCTCTTGTTCTCCGCCGCCAATTTGTCCCGGACCGCCTCCGTATGTTGCGTCCGGAGGCGCTCGATCCTCCCCTCAAGCCTCTGCCTCTCGGCAGAAAACTCCGAGGTCAGCGCACCCGAAGCAATGCGTTCGGCGAAGGCAGCCACCTGTCACAAAGACTGTCAATGCACAACCACGAAAATGATACAATTGTAAACACTGGTCACACTCACATATTTCAGTTGCTGCGCAACTGATGCGGCCACGCCATTCGCGGCGGCGGCAGAAGCAATCTCGCCACCGACGAAGAACTTGGACCACGAGTCCTCCagggcccccacgtcacccttcgCTACGGTCGCCGCAGCCACCGGGCCGGCTGATGCAACCGCCAGAACAACAGCTAGTTGCCCAGACCCCACCCCTACACCATGGTCAAGTCGAAACATAGACCtcgcaaagaaaaagaaaaataaaataaaaaagagaAAACTCACCAGCAGGAGGTAGCCTCGTATGGGTGTCAAACATGGCCACCCCACCCACAAGGTAGTCGTCCATGGAGAGCTCCATGGAGACTTTGGCGCCCGCCACCGCTGTCTCAGCAGCGCACGGTGGCGAGGGAGGCCTTCGCTCACCCCTAGGCGTGGCAGGCGGAGGCATGCTGGCGCCCGGGGCGGCAGGCTTCACACTGGCCCGCGCCATCTTCGCCTCGCGCCTCGGGTCTGCCAACCTGGCATACGCCCGTCGCTTCCGCGACGCATCTTGGCGATCcctctccatcactgccgacacaacaacaccAACATTCCTTCTGTAAGGGAAAATCTTCATCTCATGAGCTAATCGAGACGTAAATATGTCCTCGCCGGCCGCCCGGGGTatcggaacattcctaggccagcgacccccgataaccttcagcattcgcgcAGAAGATTCCCGGAGCTCGGACGAAGACATCGTCTCCCCAAGAGCCGCGCACGTCTCCAACAAATCCACAACAAAATGATCGGAAGCCCTCATCCCCTCAGCTGTTGTACCTAATTTCCTTTTCTTGGTGGGCGCACTCGGAGCCTTGTCCCGTGAGGGGCCCTCGTCGGTCGTCAACATCGCCTGTTTCCCCAGACGGGCAGCAACGTCGGCATAGTCCCCCCTGGGTAACCATCATAAGGCAAATGGTTTAACTCAAAAACACGGTTCAGCCTAACGTTTGAACCGCGAATGTCTCAACTCCTTAAAgcctctgtcttcggcacataCTTCCCTACAATTTTCACGGCCTCGGCCTCGACTTCACGCACAAACGCGGCCGCGTCTTGACCACGTAGATCCACTGCGAAGGCTAGACTTCGCACCATCTAGCCGCCCAGGGTAGGCATTCAGCGAGGggtcacttcgcccaacgcccaaccatgcTCCAAGGCCCACACCCCATAGGCAATAAACTCCTCCACTAGGTTGCTCCCGCTACTCAGGCGGGCAGCGTAtcggagggccccttcgtcttcaTCTTCTTCCACCACCTCGAATCGAGGAAACACCACATAACAATGTGAGAATAGGATGGGCAGAGGCAGACTTGGTAAGCCTTCGACATCACCGGGTGCCACATAGAACCAAAAATCCCACCAATTACCCACTTGTTCCTAGCGCAGAGGACTATCTCCACAACctcagccgaagtcttccaagTCCTCGGCGTAAAGGTACACGATCCAAATTGGGCTATCTTATCCCCTAtcttcctcttctgccaatgtagGCAATAATTCTTGGTGAAGACCTCCacagacggctgcccgccgtaggAAGAAACTGCCCAGACGTACTTCGCAAGCGCCACCactgcgttcggtgtcagctggtggACTTGCACCTCAAACCTTCGCAACACCTCCACCACGAATCGATGCGTCGGGAGGCGAAGACCGACAATGAAAAAGGCCTCAAAAACTATAAACTTGCCCTCAGGCTCGAGGACCTCCTCTGCGCCCAGGGCCCGCCCGACACTGTTAccaaagtaaccaagccgctGCATCTCCAGCACGTGGCCCGAGAAAATCCTTGAGGTCCCAAACTCCACGATGTGGCCGGGCTGCAACTCAACCACCGCCATATCACTCAGGGtctcctcggacgacggcgcggcCGGCGACGCGCTCGTagcagacgaggaagaagacattgcaacgtaccgtcggcggcggcgcgcggtctgcttgaTACGAGCCAGATTTCTGGCGCAGaacgagcaaggagggcaggcgaacaACTGTAAAAAGGTAGGGTTTCTGCAGCGCAAATGCAAGCAAGCAACAGTCTCGGTCGCGGCCGACTTTTTATAGGTGTGACGCGACacctcgggaaacccgcagtccaacagtaacgcgtccatcaacggtcacatttcaaaaGCCCCCGcaggaccacttcgagcgaggggagCGTTTTCACCATCTCACGCTGGTCTTCGGCACCAGCTGACTTGGTCGAATtggcccctcggagggcaaatgttggggcgaaggcgaacacgccacccttcgctcgacgacACCTACTTCGTGCATAGCACGGACGAAGACCGCATCCGCAGGACACGCCAGACGCATCAGAGGACGTTGTCCACATGGAGGCCTATTCGGCCCCCTTCGCTCTGGGAAGACAAGACGAAGGCCCCGCGAAGACCATAGAACCTACTCCCCCCTCAGGGCAGGGAGAGGCCCATGTACAATTTGGCCCATGTAGTAGGACCCCGCGTGGAGCAGTGTGGGTTGGGCCGTGTCTGTAATAAAGTACACCGTAATGACTCGTTGTAACCTTCCCTCGAGGGAATATttcggggataaactaggtaatCGAGGGTCTAAATGTCCTTTACGGGGTCGGGCAGTCCCTCGATtatctataaatacccccgtactgtgacAAAGCGCAGAGAGAAAAATACTGTTGCTTTGACATCCCGTGTTATTTTCACAAATCTCTCCCCCATTCCCCGTTGGACCTACCTGCCCTGAAAGGCAGGTACCAACAGTTTCAACCTTGAACAAGTCAAAAAAATTcataattttttccaatctcattcAATCCACATGGGATAAAAATAATCGAACAAGGCTTTAGAGAACGGGGATGAGAAAGTTTCTCGTGGGGATATAAATGGGGAAATTCTTCCCCTGACGGGGACGGGGACATGGAAGCATTCCTCATCCCCGCTCCCCGCGGTGACCGTTAAACCTGCATGTGACGATGTTTTCACGtcatagttaatgataaaaattaATGATTACCTTGTCAAGATATCACTCATTGTATAAATATGTTTGTTTatgtacacataatgatttcTTACATCTAACAATATGTGAAAATGGTTTATATTAATAACAAATGATGTATCTTAATTATAATTGAAACGGGACGGGACCCCGTGGGAGATTTATCCCACGGGAAACAGGGATAAAGAAATATCCCCGCAAGCATTCGTGGAGATCCTCACAAGAAAATTTTTACGCCGCATGGTATGGGTACGGAGAGTTATTCTCCCCGACAGAAAATTCCCTCCCTATCCTTATCACGTGTGTTTCTTCCTAACACATTCACAGCTTGAACTCGTGGATCTTCTCTAGAATAATGTTTCAGACTTATTTTATCTACTTTTATCTTTTTCTTATTATCTACCATTTAAAATAGGACTATCtccatttttatttatttaacgcCACTTCGATCAATTTTATACTAATCGACGACAAATAAAAACGAAGGAAGTATTATTTTGTGTTTAGACTAAGTATGACGTGTTATTTGGGTTCTCGACAAACAGATATTTGTACTTGGTCTGCTCATACAAAACCATCTAAACCTAAATTTAGTCCAACCAAATGCCGACATGCGTGTCATGTAAAGTTCGGAAACAACACAACATATTAATTTCGGAGTGATACGTGTAATGTAACAAAAAAATATTAATGAAAGTATGTTGTCTTAAATGAAGGGAAAAAAAAATTATATGCATCCCtgctatagatggccaaaaagcacgaggcccgtgagcccggcacgaagcccgctttttgggcccggtccgagcccggcacggtagaataagcgggcgggcttagacaggaaactaggcacggcgggctagcccggcacggcccgtttacctctaagcccgttaagcccgttttttaacactaaaacgtgcttaccggcccgtttagcccgcttttcggcccgttttttcgtgctaaacgggccggcccggcccgtttaggcccgttgcgggccgggcttggacagaaaattaagcccgctggctcagcaggcccggcccggttttggccgggcttcaccgggcccgggccgggccggtccgtttggccatctctaatcCCTGCTGTAAACCCTCTTATTTACGGTCCCTTACACCCATCAACTGCAGGTCTAGCACAGTTTGGATCGAATCAAATCAAAACTAAAAAAATGGTTGCCTTAGTTTGGATCGAAGAAAGAAAGTTATAATATTAGTGCTCTAGCACGAATTGATAGTGCCTGAATATTCTGTCCGTCTGTGTCTGTCTATAAAACCAAACCAAACCCAGACCCAGGCTCGTCGTGCTCGCTGGTTGTATTGTATCCACCTGTGAAGCCCGCCTAGCTAGTCGCCGTGGCCCGTGCCCGAACAAGAAGCAGCTAGGTAGCATGCGCACTCCGGCGAgcctcctccactcccactcagcCATCGCTGACACCCCATCTCCGGCTGCTCTCCTGCTCCCTGCTCACGTAGAGGAGCAGCAGGCCATCTCCGTGGACTCCGACACGGTGGTCATCCTGTCGTCCCTCCTCTGTGCCCTCATCTGCGTGGCCGGCCTCGCGCTTGTCGCCCGGTGCGCCTGCCGTAGAGGAGGAGGAGCCTCTGTTTCAGTGTCGGCCACCACCAGCGGCGGCAGGTCGTCCGCCCAGGCGCCCAGCGGACTGGAGAAGGCGGCCATCGAGGCGCTGCCCACCGTCTCCGTCTCTTCTTCCCTGAAACAAGCAAGTAGAAGAGACGCCGCCGACAAGGAGGAGTGCGCCATCTGCCTGGCGGCGTTCGTGGAGGGAGACCAGCTCCGTGTGCTGCCGCGCTGTGCCCACGGCTTCCACGCGGCCTGCGTCGATACCTGGCTCGCCGCCCACGCCAGCTGCCCCTCCTGCCGCGCCACCATCGTCTCCGTCGTATCGCCGCTGTGCCGGAGGTGCGGGGCGGCGTGCTGCGACCAGCAGGAGGAAACCCCCATGGCAGCACCGGAGCCTGCTGCTGCGGGGAGGGGCTTGCATGCTTAGTACTCCTTCGCCATCATCATTCATATCGATCCATTGATCGACGTCTTGGATCCCTTCACCGGCCCTATACATGCATGCAATGCCGCCCGCCATTAATTCATCGGAAACAAGCAAGCACGCGCTACGTAAGAATGCATGTATATAGTTGTAGTTGGGTTGGAAAATAAATAGATTTGCAGTGCAGAGAGCCAGAGACAGACAAATCTGCTGACTGTTGTTGGAGAGAACATGAACATGCTATCTATGCCTACCCGTACTACGCTACGTGATTCTCTTTAGCTCCTGACCGATGCTTTAATTTCTCCATCCAGCCGATGCTTGTGACTGCTCTCTCTGTGTTGTAACAATAATGATGATGGACTGCCCTTTGACCTCTTaaagcaaagcaaagcaaagTGATGAGTTTAGTTTCAGCCGTCCGTTGAAAGTGCTACCTCCACTAGTTACTAGTATCGTATCATGCAATGCAAATATACTCTCTCCACTTGCTCACAGTTCTTAGGCTATCTCCAGCCTAGTCCTTATCTCACTctctattttaaacttcactctgcaaacaatctacagtgcaaaacAGTCGGTCTGTTGGAGATGGCCTTACTCCCTCAATTTGGACACCGCTTTGACGCGCAGTAGTGGCGAAGCTCATTGTCATCCATGCCTCAGGATTTTAACTCACATAGAGATGGAATGGAGGTGAGCACTACATtaaactgataaatgttcgtgggtaaaaTTAAGAGTTCTTAtttgagttaagttcatgggttatgttaagaacgtgggtactcaCGTTCTTAAGTTAGGTTCGTGGGTCCTggctaaaaccgtcgaacttaacaagttaggaacgtgggtatccacattcttaagttaagttcgtcGAACATTTAGGCACCGTCGAACTTAAGCCTGAAAACCTAAATCCAAATTATCCCACGCGCGACTCTCTCTCTCGCCTGTCTCATTAATTCCCGCCCGCGCTTCTCTCTACCAGCAGGCCGCGCCGCTGCTGCTCCACCGCCGACcgaccgcgccgccgccgcgccacccCCAGCGGGCCCCGACTCGACACCGACAGCTGGCCGCGCCAGCACCagcgggccgcgccgccgccccggcTCGCCACCCCCACACATCCGTCGGCGAACAGGAAGACCAGCCGCCGGCACGCAAGGACCTGGAGCCGCCCCCACCTCACCCCAAGACAGAGCCACCGCCCAAGGAGGAGCCCCCGCCGCTGCATCTCTGCTTTCCAAGCCGGTACGATCCTTGCCCATCTTTGCTGATGACACATTGGACTATGGCATATTGATTTACAATTAAGTTCCCTCACCTGGCCATCATACTCATCTGCAACGTGCCATTGGCCCAGCTGCAGAAAAGCAACAGTTTAACGCAGAACATGGTGTAAAAAAACAAAGCCATTCAGCTTACTGATCATATAAAGGAAAATCACATAAAAAAATAACATAACTGGTTTCTATAATCCTACTAGCATAAGAGGTGGAAGGTTAACCCACAATAAAAATATGCCTCGAGGATGATCAGTACATATGCTTCCTTTGGATAAATCCATTTGGAGTGCATATGACATAGGCCAGCCTAACAGAGAGAAGTTTAATTTTGAAATTCAATAGGAGGATGGCTACCAGTAGGTGGTATGTACTGATTCTTGCCTAGTTGCCAGGTCCATACAGGATGGCGACATATtataggttcagtggagtcatacaTGCTACCTTGATAACAGACTAAAATCTCTCAAGTAAAAATTTGTAAATAAACTATCTTCATAAGACGAG
Proteins encoded:
- the LOC103654086 gene encoding RING-H2 finger protein ATL80: MRTPASLLHSHSAIADTPSPAALLLPAHVEEQQAISVDSDTVVILSSLLCALICVAGLALVARCACRRGGGASVSVSATTSGGRSSAQAPSGLEKAAIEALPTVSVSSSLKQASRRDAADKEECAICLAAFVEGDQLRVLPRCAHGFHAACVDTWLAAHASCPSCRATIVSVVSPLCRRCGAACCDQQEETPMAAPEPAAAGRGLHA